Proteins from a single region of Thunnus maccoyii chromosome 23, fThuMac1.1, whole genome shotgun sequence:
- the cdpf1 gene encoding cysteine-rich DPF motif domain-containing protein 1: MEQSTSESPQKTFTCQLCGLSSPFTYYGQKPPNTRAIVLLEECFVTKDPFCPDKEKFLILGSNCSLCSQCVCVGSDCSLFYTKRFCMQCVNKHLDQFPHQIQAELAKKRQSSQTAVS, from the exons ATGGAGCAAAGTACAAGTGAATCCCCTCAAAAAACATTTACCTGCCAATTGTGTGGTTTAAGTAGTCCTTTTACGTACTACGGCCAGAAACCACCAAACACCAGAGCCATTGT GTTGCTAGAGGAGTGTTTTGTGACCAAGGACCCCTTCTGTCCGGACAAGGAAAAGTTTCTTATTCTGGGTTCAAACTGCAGCCTGTGCAgccagtgtgtctgtgttggatCG gACTGCAGTCTCTTCTACACCAAGAGGTTCTGCATGCAGTGTGTGAACAAGCACTTGGACCAGTTTCCCCATCAGATTCAGGCTGAGCTGGCCAAGAAGAGGCAGAGCTCCCAGACGGCCGTCTCATGA
- the cdkn1ba gene encoding cyclin-dependent kinase inhibitor 1Ba has protein sequence MCNKMSDVRLSNASPTLERVDARQPDNVRPPVRRNLFGSPDREELRRYMTATIQDEVQGFVETYNFDPVNNRPTSPGNFEWQEDSDAPEFYRRPPHGSQRPQRNVDLPVDDRQDAVEENERQSVRLQNRDGSRKRPSGDSGPCSSECQSKRSHTDEDDDDDPSGGAGNQAVKAVEETHSRPDNSAEVQ, from the exons ATGTGcaacaaaatgtcagatgttcGCCTTTCTAATGCGAGCCCGACATTGGAGAGGGTGGATGCGCGGCAGCCAGACAACGTCAGACCTCCGGTCCGTAGAAATCTCTTCGGTTCACCTGATCGAGAGGAGTTACGGAGGTATATGACAGCTACGATTCAGGATGAAGTGCAGGGTTTCGTTGAGACGTATAATTTCGACCCCGTCAACAACAGACCGACCTCTCCGGGTAATTTCGAGTGGCAAGAGGACAGCGACGCACCGGAGTTTTATCGCAGACCGCCTCACGGTAGCCAGCGGCCCCAGCGAAATGTGGACTTGCCTGTGGATGACCGACAGGATGCCGTGGAGGAGAACGAGAGGCAGTCGGTTCGCCTTCAAAACAGAGACGGTTCAAGGAAAAGACCCTCAGGAGATTCAG GTCCCTGTTCCAGCGAGTGTCAGAGTAAAAGGTCGCATACCGAcgaagatgatgatgacgacCCGTCGGGAGGTGCAGGAAATCAGGCTGTTAAAGCCGTGGAGGAGACCCACAGCAGGCCAGACAACAGCGCGGAGGTCCAGTGA